In Brienomyrus brachyistius isolate T26 chromosome 14, BBRACH_0.4, whole genome shotgun sequence, the following proteins share a genomic window:
- the atxn3 gene encoding ataxin-3 isoform X1 gives MESIFHEKQEGSLCAQHCLNNLLQGEYFTPVDLSSIAHQLDEEERMRMAEGGVTSEEYRTFLQQPSGNMDDSGFFSIQVISNALGVWGLELILFNSREYQRMMINPINEKAFICNYKDHWFTVRKLGQQWFNLNSLLTGPELISDTYLALFLAQLQQEGYSIFVIRGNLPDCEAEQILRIMRVEQRQRPKLIGEEAAAAQSSGGQGGVSAQRALEVEPGLDAGVVDEDEEALRKAIALSREDMEVEDEEADLRRAIQLSMLGATSTSNSLEPKDVDVTQTMGSTQPPAIPPEMPANTQKENLSAEELRRKRQAYFDSPNSWPRETRTQEPPQEAQGQNQAAMMLRPSMPSDGPGAEQASLQA, from the exons ATGGAGTCCATCTTTCACGAAAAA CAGGAGGGCTCCCTATGCGCCCAGCACTGTCTGAATAACCTGCTTCAGGGAGAGTACTTTACTCCAGTGGACCTGTCCTCCATTGCGCATCAGCTAGATGAGGAAGAACGGATGAGAATGGCGGAGGGAGGCGTGACCAGCGAGGAGTACAGGACATTCCTTCAG CAACCATCCGGGAACATGGACGACAGTGGTTTCTTTTCCATACAA GTTATCAGTAATGCTCTAGGGGTTTGGGGTTTGGAACTGATTCTCTTCAACAGCCGCGAATATCAACGGATGATGATCAACCCAAT AAACGAGAAGGCATTTATTTGCAACTACAAGGACCACTGGTTTACTGTGCGAAAACTGGGACAACAG TGGTTTAACCTGAACTCATTGTTGACGGGGCCAGAGCTTATATCGGATACATATCTGGCTCTCTTTCTGGCACAATTACAACAAGAAG GGTATTCCATTTTCGTTATAAGAGGGAACCTGCCGGACTGTGAAGCAGAGCAGATACTGCGCATTATGAGGGTGGAGCAACGACAGAGACCCAAGCTGATTGGAGAAGAGGCAGCAGCAGCCCAGTCCAGTGGCGGCCAAGG CGGTGTGTCAGCGCAAAGGGCACTGGAAGTGGAACCAGGCCTGGATGCCGGCGTGgtggacgaggacgaggaggcaCTAAGGAAGGCCATCGCCCTGAGCCGAGAGGACATGGAGGTTGAGGATGAAGAGGCAGACCTACGCCGGGCCATCCAGCTGAGCATGCTGG GTGCAACAAGTACCAGTAACTCCCTCGAGCCCAAAGATGTGGATGTCACCCAGACAATGGGGTCAACTCAACCCCCTGCCATACCCCCTGAGATGCCTGCAAACACCCAGAAGGAGAATCTGAGTGCTGAGGAGCTACGCAGGAAAAGACAGGCCTACTTCGACAG TCCCAACAGCTGGCCCAGGGAAACCAGAACACAGGAGCCCCCTCAGGAAGCACAG GGTCAGAACCAGGCGGCCATGATGCTGAGACCGAgcatgcccagtgatggaccagGGGCGGAGCAAGCCAGCCTGCAAGCCTGA
- the atxn3 gene encoding ataxin-3 isoform X3, which yields MRMAEGGVTSEEYRTFLQQPSGNMDDSGFFSIQVISNALGVWGLELILFNSREYQRMMINPINEKAFICNYKDHWFTVRKLGQQWFNLNSLLTGPELISDTYLALFLAQLQQEGYSIFVIRGNLPDCEAEQILRIMRVEQRQRPKLIGEEAAAAQSSGGQGGVSAQRALEVEPGLDAGVVDEDEEALRKAIALSREDMEVEDEEADLRRAIQLSMLGATSTSNSLEPKDVDVTQTMGSTQPPAIPPEMPANTQKENLSAEELRRKRQAYFDSPNSWPRETRTQEPPQEAQGQNQAAMMLRPSMPSDGPGAEQASLQA from the exons ATGAGAATGGCGGAGGGAGGCGTGACCAGCGAGGAGTACAGGACATTCCTTCAG CAACCATCCGGGAACATGGACGACAGTGGTTTCTTTTCCATACAA GTTATCAGTAATGCTCTAGGGGTTTGGGGTTTGGAACTGATTCTCTTCAACAGCCGCGAATATCAACGGATGATGATCAACCCAAT AAACGAGAAGGCATTTATTTGCAACTACAAGGACCACTGGTTTACTGTGCGAAAACTGGGACAACAG TGGTTTAACCTGAACTCATTGTTGACGGGGCCAGAGCTTATATCGGATACATATCTGGCTCTCTTTCTGGCACAATTACAACAAGAAG GGTATTCCATTTTCGTTATAAGAGGGAACCTGCCGGACTGTGAAGCAGAGCAGATACTGCGCATTATGAGGGTGGAGCAACGACAGAGACCCAAGCTGATTGGAGAAGAGGCAGCAGCAGCCCAGTCCAGTGGCGGCCAAGG CGGTGTGTCAGCGCAAAGGGCACTGGAAGTGGAACCAGGCCTGGATGCCGGCGTGgtggacgaggacgaggaggcaCTAAGGAAGGCCATCGCCCTGAGCCGAGAGGACATGGAGGTTGAGGATGAAGAGGCAGACCTACGCCGGGCCATCCAGCTGAGCATGCTGG GTGCAACAAGTACCAGTAACTCCCTCGAGCCCAAAGATGTGGATGTCACCCAGACAATGGGGTCAACTCAACCCCCTGCCATACCCCCTGAGATGCCTGCAAACACCCAGAAGGAGAATCTGAGTGCTGAGGAGCTACGCAGGAAAAGACAGGCCTACTTCGACAG TCCCAACAGCTGGCCCAGGGAAACCAGAACACAGGAGCCCCCTCAGGAAGCACAG GGTCAGAACCAGGCGGCCATGATGCTGAGACCGAgcatgcccagtgatggaccagGGGCGGAGCAAGCCAGCCTGCAAGCCTGA
- the atxn3 gene encoding ataxin-3 isoform X2, with product MESIFHEKQEGSLCAQHCLNNLLQGEYFTPVDLSSIAHQLDEEERMRMAEGGVTSEEYRTFLQQPSGNMDDSGFFSIQVISNALGVWGLELILFNSREYQRMMINPINEKAFICNYKDHWFTVRKLGQQWFNLNSLLTGPELISDTYLALFLAQLQQEGYSIFVIRGNLPDCEAEQILRIMRVEQRQRPKLIGEEAAAAQSSGGQGGVSAQRALEVEPGLDAGVVDEDEEALRKAIALSREDMEVEDEEADLRRAIQLSMLGATSTSNSLEPKDVDVTQTMGSTQPPAIPPEMPANTQKENLSAEELRRKRQAYFDRQSQQLAQGNQNTGAPSGSTGSEPGGHDAETEHAQ from the exons ATGGAGTCCATCTTTCACGAAAAA CAGGAGGGCTCCCTATGCGCCCAGCACTGTCTGAATAACCTGCTTCAGGGAGAGTACTTTACTCCAGTGGACCTGTCCTCCATTGCGCATCAGCTAGATGAGGAAGAACGGATGAGAATGGCGGAGGGAGGCGTGACCAGCGAGGAGTACAGGACATTCCTTCAG CAACCATCCGGGAACATGGACGACAGTGGTTTCTTTTCCATACAA GTTATCAGTAATGCTCTAGGGGTTTGGGGTTTGGAACTGATTCTCTTCAACAGCCGCGAATATCAACGGATGATGATCAACCCAAT AAACGAGAAGGCATTTATTTGCAACTACAAGGACCACTGGTTTACTGTGCGAAAACTGGGACAACAG TGGTTTAACCTGAACTCATTGTTGACGGGGCCAGAGCTTATATCGGATACATATCTGGCTCTCTTTCTGGCACAATTACAACAAGAAG GGTATTCCATTTTCGTTATAAGAGGGAACCTGCCGGACTGTGAAGCAGAGCAGATACTGCGCATTATGAGGGTGGAGCAACGACAGAGACCCAAGCTGATTGGAGAAGAGGCAGCAGCAGCCCAGTCCAGTGGCGGCCAAGG CGGTGTGTCAGCGCAAAGGGCACTGGAAGTGGAACCAGGCCTGGATGCCGGCGTGgtggacgaggacgaggaggcaCTAAGGAAGGCCATCGCCCTGAGCCGAGAGGACATGGAGGTTGAGGATGAAGAGGCAGACCTACGCCGGGCCATCCAGCTGAGCATGCTGG GTGCAACAAGTACCAGTAACTCCCTCGAGCCCAAAGATGTGGATGTCACCCAGACAATGGGGTCAACTCAACCCCCTGCCATACCCCCTGAGATGCCTGCAAACACCCAGAAGGAGAATCTGAGTGCTGAGGAGCTACGCAGGAAAAGACAGGCCTACTTCGACAG ACAGTCCCAACAGCTGGCCCAGGGAAACCAGAACACAGGAGCCCCCTCAGGAAGCACAG GGTCAGAACCAGGCGGCCATGATGCTGAGACCGAgcatgcccagtga